A stretch of Gymnogyps californianus isolate 813 unplaced genomic scaffold, ASM1813914v2 HiC_scaffold_128, whole genome shotgun sequence DNA encodes these proteins:
- the LOC127028001 gene encoding uncharacterized protein KIAA1958-like → SDQDERAAELSREQNEKTVRSTQTALRNFQEFLISKYPSETREIYVIPCKELDAYLASFFVDARQKDGSEYEPNSLANYQRGLERYLKEHRYGYSITRDKEFKRSQEALKQKQIELRCKGKGNKPHKSMKLTFADELILRKRGLLSRYNPEGLLNLVWLNNTKAFGHCTGFHGSTLKWGDIRLWVTETGLEYLEWMGPDNSDMNAKSKRGGTDSRVYATQHSPQTCPVQDYKEYAQQRPPAMRYEDAPFYLSIKPVVNLAALHWYNCQALGKNKLAKMVKTMCEKGNIPGRKTNFSVYQSCSTLSEAQSNQLVLICNNLSQQTAQSMASHSNTGNLIVSASYDSSSDMA, encoded by the coding sequence tcagACCAGGATGAGAGAGCAGCGGAGctcagcagggagcagaacGAGAAGACCGTTCGCAGCACACAGACAGCTCTCCGTAACTTCCAAGAGTTCCTCATTTCCAAGTACCCCTCTGAGACCCGAGAAATCTATGTCATCCCCTGCAAAGAGCTTGATGCCTACCTTGCTTCCTTCTTTGTGGATGCTAGACAGAAGGATGGTTCCGAATATGAGCCAAACAGCTTGGCCAACTATCAGCGTGGGCTGGAGCGGTATCTCAAAGAGCACAGGTATGGATACAGTATTACCAGGGATAAAGAGTTCAAGAGGTCCCAAGAAGCTCTGAAGCAAAAGCAGATAGAGCTAAGGTgtaaagggaaaggaaacaagCCACACAAATCCATGAAGCTTACCTTTGCTGATGAGCTTATCCTACGCAAAAGAGGTTTGTTGAGCCGATACAATCCTGAGGGGTTGCTGAACCTTGTCTGGCTAAATAACACTAAGGCGTTTGGACACTGCACGGGTTTTCATGGGTCCACCCTCAAATGGGGAGACATCCGGCTCTGGGTGACAGAGACTGGGTTGGAATACTTGGAGTGGATGGGGCCAGACAACAGTGACATGAATGCCAAAAGCAAGAGAGGAGGGACTGATTCCAGGGTGTACGCCACCCAGCACTCCCCACAGACCTGCCCGGTGCAAGACTACAAAGAATATGCACAGCAGCGGCCCCCAGCAATGCGATATGAAGATGCTCCTTTTTATCTGTCCATCAAACCAGTTGTCAACTTGGCTGCACTTCACTGGTACAATTGTCAAGCCCTGGGGAAAAACAAGCTTGCCAAGATGGTAAAGACAATGTGTGAGAAAGGCAACATCCCCGGCAGGAAGACCAACTTCAGTGTCTACCAAAGCTGTAGTACCCTGTCAGAAGCACAGAGCAATCAGCTGGTGCTGATCTGTAATAACTTGAGCCAGCAAACTGCCCAGTCTATGGCAAGCCACTCCAATACTGGCAACTTGATAGTGTCTGCTTCCTATGACTCTTCCTCTGACATGGCTTGA